The DNA segment CTTCCTTCTTGCCGTTGGAAGTGGACTGGACGTGCATGATCGCGCGCTGGATCACGCGCTGGAAGCCGAGCGTAGGCTGGGTATCGACTTCGTCGGTCCCCGGCACCACCGGCGTGTTATCGGCGATGAAGTTCTTGAGGCTAGTGCGCAGGTCCTCGATATTGGCCGCGCACGCGCGCAAGACTTCAGCTGCCGTGGGATTGTCGAGCAATGCCAGCAGCAGATGCTCCACGGTTATGAACTCGTGGCGCGCCTGCCGGGCTTCGACAAAAGCCATGTGCAGGCTCACTTCCAATTCTTGCGCAATCATGCTTCCTCCATCACGCACTGCAGGGGGTGCCCCGCCTGCCGCGCGTGCGTTGACACCAGCTCGACCTTTGTCGCCGCGATATCCCTGGTGTAAATACCGCAGACGCCCTTTCCTTCCCGGTGCACGGTCAGCATGATCTGCGTCGCCGTTTCCCGGTCCCTGCTGAAATACTGCTGCAGGATCATCACGACAAACTCCATCGGAGTGTAGTCGTCGTTAAGCAGCACCACCTTGTACATGGCAGGCGGTTTAAGCGCCTGCTCTTTACGCTCCAGGATGGTGCCCGCTTCGCGTTGTGGGACATTCGCAAGCCGTGTAGCCATGGCTTTATTCTAACCCTTACTCGCAACTCTGCAATTTGGGGAAAAGGCGCCGGATTCAAGGGCCGGGTTACCTGTTTCCGGTTATGGAAAAGCGCGGAACCGCACGCCAGAGGCATTGCAATGCACGTGACGGGATCCGGCCGGACTGATCCGGACAATACCCGATGCTTGCCGCCAAGGTACCATCCCGCGCCGTCCGATTCCCACCACACCCTGCCCGCAGTGGGGATTCCGCCAGCTTGACAGTATGTATGTTTGACAGAAGAATCGATCGCACACCCGCCTGAGGCCAGCGAGTCAAAGCAAAAGGCCAATGGGCGGGTGATCCGTGAGCAGGGAGGCCCACGGCCCGGCGGCGGCGAGTCAGCATCGAGACTGGCCGCCAGCGATTGCACCTCGCCGCGCGTCATCGCTGGCCGCACCTCAGGATGCGGCCGGTCATGGCGTCGCAGTGCGTGCGCGGCAGTCCGTATCATCCGGCCGGCATCGGCTTCCCCGCTTTGAAATCTGCTATTTCGTTGGGGGAGTATATGGCAAGCGGTATCGTCAAATGGTTCAATGACGCCAAGGGTTTCGGTTTTATCAAGCCGGACGAGGGCGAAGAAGAACTGTTTGCGCACTTTTCGGCTATCCAGATGTCGGGCTTCAAGACGCTGAAGGAAGGTCAACGCGTCTCGTTCGAGGTGGTCCAGGGCCCCAAGGGCAAGCAAGCCACCAATATCCAGGACGCCGCCTAAGCTGCGCCGCGACCGTATCCCGGCCGACAGAGCCGTGGGACGGTCTACGAGGGTGCGGGGGGAACTCCCCCGGGACGGGATCGGTGCCAGTGCCCGCCCGGCCGTCTCAGGCGGCCGGGCGGGCACTGGCGCATATCAGCTGCACGCACCGCATCCGACGGAAAGCCCGGCCTCGTGCCGGGCTTTCTGCTTTCCCAAGCCGCCGTGGGCTGCCCAGCTCAGGCCCAGCCGTCGATCTTCAGCCCGCTGGCTTGCTCGGCCTCTTCCTTTGTGACCTGACGCACAGTCTGGCCGAATGTCCAGACATGACCTTCCGGGTCCCGCGCCGTGTAGGTGCGGTCGCCATAGAACTCATCCTGCGGCTCGCGCATGATCACGGCCCCGGCGGCGCGCGCCCGCTCGCAGTGCTGGTCAAGCCCATCCTGCAGGTGCACATGCACCGTCTGCGTATTCTTACCGCCGATCGACGCCGGGCTGGCGGTAAAGTCCGCCCACTCGCTGCCGACCATCAGGTAACTATTGCCGAAGCGCATTTCCGAGTGCACCAGCTGGTCCTGCTGGTCGCGGATCACCATCACCCGCTGGAAGCCGAAGGCGCGCTCCAGCCAGTCCAGCGCGGCCAGCGGGTCCTTGTAGAAGATGGCCGCGCCGAAGGCGGTGCGACGGAAAGGATCGTCCATGGCAGTCTCCCCGGGGCCACCGGCCCGTCCATTGCAATCCCTGACGTTCTAGGCAAGCTGGCGCGCGGGCGCAAGAAAAAACCCCGCAGCCGGGACACGGCAGCGGGGTTTTTCAAGCCAGGACGCCCGCAGCAGCGGGAGTCCGCGCTTACATATTGTCGATCATCACCTGGCCAAAGCCGGAGCACGAGACCTGGGTCGCGCCTTCCAGCAGGCGAGCGAAATCGTACGTGACCTTTTTGGACAGGATCGACTTTTCCATCGACGCGATGATCAGGTCCGCGGCCTCGGTCCAGCCCATGTGGCGCAACATCATTTCCGCCGACAGGATTTCCGAGCCCGGGTTGACGTAGTCCTTGCCGGCGTACTTGGGCGCGGTGCCGTGGGTGGCTTCGAACATGGCCACGGAGTCGGACATATTGGCACCCGGGGCAATGCCGATGCCGCCGACCTGTGCCGCCAGGGCGTCCGAAACGTAGTCGCCGTTCAGGTTCAGCGTGGCGATCACCGAGTATTCGGCCGGGCGCAGCAGGATCTGCTGCAGGAAGGCGTCGGCAATGGCGTCCTTGACGACGATGTCCTTGCCGGTCTTCGGGTTCTTGAACTTGCACCACGGGCCGCCATCGACCAGCTCGGCGCCGAATTCCTTCTGCGCCAGCTCGTAGCCCCAGTCACGGAAGCCACCCTCGGTGAACTTCATGATGTTGCCCTTGTGCACCAGCGTCACCGACGGCTTGTCGTTGTCGATGGCGTACTGGATTGCCTTGCGCACCAGGCGCTCGGTGCCCTCGCGGGAAACCGGCTTGACGCCGATGCCCGACGTGGCCGGGAAGCGGATCTTCTTCACGCCCATCTCGTCCTGCAGGAACTTGATGAGTTTTTTCGCCTGCTCGCTTTCCGCCGCCCATTCGATGCCGGCGTAGATGTCTTCCGAGTTCTCGCGGAAGATCACCATGTCGGTCTTCTCCGGCTCTCGCACCGGCGAAGGCACGCCCTTGAAGTAACGCACCGGGCGCAGGCAGACATACAGGTCCAGCTGCTGGCGCAGCGCCACGTTCAGCGAGCGGATGCCGCCGCCCACCGGCGTGGTCAGCGGGCCCTTGATCGAGACCACGTAGTCCTTGAGCACATCCAGGGTTTCGTCCGGCAGCCATACGTCCGGGCCGTAGACCTTGGTCGACTTCTCGCCCGCGTAGATCTCCATCCAGGCGATCTTGCGCTTGTCGCCATAGGCCTTGGCCACCGCAGCGTCAACCACCTTGATCATCACCGGCGTGATATCGACGCCCGTACCGTCGCCTTCGATATAGGGAATGATGGGGTTGTCCGGGACATTCAGCGAAAAATCCTGGTTGACCGTGATCTTTTCGCCGGCCGGAACCTTGATGTGTTGATACATGACGTCTCCAGTACGGAACGGTTTAGACGGCCGCCGGTGCATGGCCGACGGCGAGACTCGGGAGATGGCGCTGGCATTGTAGCGGGCATCGTCGCCCGCCTAGTACTGCATTGCACCACCCTGCCCTACATTCAGGCAAGTCTTGGTCTTATATAAGACACAAGACTGATTTCGTATTATGCAGCAATCTTTCATCATCCGCCAACCGCGGCGCGCGGCTGCGGCATACTTGCGCCCCATGACCCTGATCGCCCTGAACAAGCCGTACGGCACCATGAGCCAGTTCTCGGAACACCCCACGCGTCCCACGCTGGCCGCTTGCGTGGACGTGCCGGGCGTGTACCCTGCCGGCCGGCTCGATGCGGACAGTGAAGGTTTGCTGCTGCTGACTGACGACGGCGCACTCCAGGCGCGCATTGCCGATCCGCGCCACAAGCTGGAAAAGACTTACCTCGCCCAGGTCGAAGGTAGTCCCGATCCGGCCGCGCTGGCGCGGCTGCGCACAGGTGTCGACCTGGGCGACTTCGTCACGCAGCCGGCCCGGGTGCGTGAAATCGAGGAGCCGGCCTGGCTTTGGCCGCGCCACCCGCCGGTGCGCTATCGCGCCGCGATTCCGACGGCGTGGCTGGAGCTGAAGATCCGCGAGGGGAAGAACCGGCAGGTTCGGCGCATGACCGCGGCGGTCGGCTTTCCCACGCTGCGGCTGGTCCGCGTGGGCATCGGGCCGCTCGACCTGCGCACACTGGGCCTCGCACCCGGCGAGTCCTGCCAGGTCGAGCCCGGCGCGCTGGGCTTGCCGACGGCACGCTCGCCGGCGACCCATGTCTCAAAGACCAGACAGGCGAACGACGCCAAGCGACGTTCTCGTTACAAAAGCTAACAAATGGCGCGTCAACGCGCCCTCCAGGGGCCTCGTTCTTGTCGGTGACACGTCCAATCACGCGTCACAACTTCCGACTGTTCTTATCCTTCGAGGTAATCGCCATGAAAAAACTGATCGCTGCTCTGGTTGTCGGCCTGTTCGCCACCGGCGCCTTCGCCCAGGCTTCGGCACCTGCCGACGCTGCAGCGCCCGCGGCCACCAAGGAGGCCCCGAAGGCCGCCAAGAAGAAGACCAGCCACAAGAAGAGCACCCACAAGAAGGCCGCCACGGCTTCGGCCCCGGCCGCACAGTAAGCCGCCGGCGTTCCCTGCCGGCCATGCGCCGGCGGATGAAAGGCAGGCTGCCACCAGGCGCCTGCCTTTGTTGTTTTGGCCGTCGCCAATCCATCGGGGCGGCCCGTGCGCTATGCTTGCGGCTGCCGTCCGCGCCCTTCCCGACCTGAACACCATGTCCTTCCTGTCCAAGACGCCGTTGTCACGCTGCATCCGTACCGCCGCTGTGCTGGCCGCGCTGGCCGCCAGCCAGGCCCAGGCGCAAGCCGCGCTGCCGGTGGTGCCGCTGACCGCAGGCATGTACGCGATCCAGGCCGAGGTCGCCGCCACGCCGGCGGCGCGCGAACAGGGACTGATGTACCGCAAGAGCATGCCTGTCAACGGCGGCATGCTGTTCGTGTTCGAGCAGAAGGCCGGGCACTGCTTCTGGATGCGCAATACCGAGCTGCCGCTGTCGATCGCCTTCCTGGCCGACGACGGGACCATCGTCAATATCGAAGACATGGCGCCGCGCAGCGAGAACAACCACTGCCCGAAGGCGGCGATCCGCTATGCGCTGGAAATGAACCAGGGCTGGTTCGCTCAGAAGGGCATCCGCGCCGGCGCGAAGATCAGCGGGCTGCCGCAGGCGCGCTGAGCGCCGCGGCGGCAAGCGTGGCCGGCATGGGCGCCGGCCTGGATGGAATTCCCCTTGGGATTCCCCCTTGGGATTCCGCTCAGTCGCGGAAGTTGTTGAAGTCCAGCGGCGCTTCGGACACGTCCTTGCGCAGCAGGGCGATCACGTTCTGCAGGTCGTCGCGCTTGGTGCCCGACACGCGCACCGCGTCGCCCTGGATGCTGGCCTGCACCTTGATCTTGCTGTCCTTGATCATGCGCACGATCTTCTTGGCCAGGTCGCCGGTCACACCCTTCTTGATGGTGATGACCTGCTTGACCTTGTCGCCGCTGATCTTGTCGGTCTTGCCATAGTCCAGGAAGCGCACGTCGACATTGCGCTTGGCCATCTTGTTGATCAGCACGTCCTTCACCTGGTCCAGCTTGAAATCGTCGTCGGCAAAGGCGGTCAGTTCGTTTTCCTTGTGCTCGACCCGGGCGTCCGAGCCCTTGAAATCGAAGCGAGTCGAGATTTCCTTGTTGGATTGCTCGACGGCGTTCTTCACCTCGACCATGTTCGCTTCGCACACTACGTCAAACGACGGCATTGCATTCTCCTTGTGATCCATATGCCCGGAAGGCGCCGTTGGCGACGCCTTCCGTATAATTCAGGCCTACCTCGCAGCCAGGGGCCGCAACGCTCACCACCAGCGGCGGCCGCGTCACCTATCCCCTTGCATGGCAGATTTCCACGAATTTTATCCCCTGCGCCGCCACAATACATTCGGATTCGATGCGCGCGCGCGCTTCGCCGTCCATGTGCGCAGCGAAGCCGACCTGACCGAGGCTCTCGCGGACCCGCGCGCCAATGGCCTCCCGCTGGTGGTGCTGGGTGGCGGCAGCAATGTGGTGCTGACGCGCGACCTCGACGCGCTGGTGCTGCTGATGGAGGTTCCGGGCTACCAGGCCGAGGATGCCGATGACGCCTGGCTGGTCACCGCCGGCGCCGGCGAGAACTGGAATGCGCTGGTCAACCGCACCATTGCCGACGGCATGCCTGGGCTGGAAAACCTGGCGCTGATCCCCGGCACCACAGGCGCGGCGCCGATCCAGAATATCGGCGCCTACGGGGTGGAACTGCGCGACCGCTTCGAAGGCGTGCGCGCCTATGACCGCCATGCCGGCGTATTCGTCTGGCTGGACCTGCGCGCATGCGGCTTCGGCTACCGTGACAGCCTGTTCAAGCAGGCCGGCGCCGGCCGCTACATCATTACCTCGGTGACGCTGCGCTTGCCCAAACACTGGCAGCCGGTACTGTCTTACGGCGAACTGGCGCGCGAGCTGGCAGGCAAGCCAGCCCCGGATGCCGCGCCGGATGCCGCCATGGTGCGCGACGCGGTGGTGGCGATCCGCACGCGCAAGCTGCCCGACCCCGCGCAGATCGGCAATGCCGGCAGCTTCTTCAAGAACCCGCTGGTCAGCGCCGAGCAGCGCGATATGTTGCTGCAGGCCAATCCCGACCTGGTCAGCTATCCCCAGCCGGACGGCAGCTACAAGCTAGCCGCCGGCTGGCTGATCGACCGCTGCGGCTTCAAGGGTGTCAGCGACGGCCCGGTGGGCGTCTATGGCAAGCAGGCGCTGGTGCTGGTGCACCACGGCGGCGGCACCGGCGCGATGCTGCTGGCACTGGCCAACCGCATCGCGGATACCGTCGAAGCGCGCTTCGGTGTGCGGATCGAGCCCGAACCGGTGGTACTGTAGGCGGCTGCCTGCCGATGCCGGCGATCAGCCGAAGTGGCAGACGTAGTCCAGCGTCTCCAGCACCTCGATGTCGAAGCTGCTGTTGCCCGGCACGTTGAACTGCTGGCCCGCGCCGTAGGTCTGCCAGTCTTCTGCGCCAGCCAGGCGCACGCGGCAGCTGCCGCCATTGATTTCCATGATTTCCGGGGCGCCGGTGTTGAACGTCAGCGAAGCCGGGAAAATCACGCCCAGCGTCTTGCGGGTGCCGTCCGGGAACAGCACGGTGTGGCTCACGCACTTGCCGTCGAAATACAGGTTGGCTTTCTTGACGACCGATACGTTGTCGAACTGGCTCACTTCCATCTCCTTCACTGTCTTGAAAAGCACGTAAAAAGAGGGGCCATCGCGGCCCCTCCCCTGTTCACTCCGCGCGCGCTCAGTAGCGGCCGCAGAGCAGGAATTCCATCAGCGCCTTCTGCACGTGCAGGCGGTTTTCCGCCTCGTCCCAGACCACGCTCTTGGGGCCGTCGATCACGGCGGCCTCGACTTCCTCGCCGCGGTGCGCCGGCAGGCAGTGCATGAACAGCGCGTCGGGCTCGGCGCGGTCCATCATCGCGGTGGTCACCATCCAGTCCTTGAAGGCACGCTTGCGGGCTTCGTTCTCGGCCTCGAAGCCCATGCTGGTCCAGACGTCGGTGGTGACCAGGCTCGCGCCCTGGCAGGCGGTGAGGGGATCTTCGAAGACCTTGACCAGGCTGGCGGCGGACGCCGGCACCATGGCCGGATCGAGCTGGTATCCCGGCGGCGCCGAGAAATTGAAGGTGAAGCCCAGCCGTTCGGCTGCCTGGATCCAGGTGTAGGCCATGTTGTTGGCATCGCCGATCCACGCCACGGTCTTGCCGCGGATGCTGCCGCGCTGCTCGATGTAGGTGAAGATATCGGCCAGCACCTGGC comes from the Cupriavidus sp. P-10 genome and includes:
- the clpS gene encoding ATP-dependent Clp protease adapter ClpS, with translation MATRLANVPQREAGTILERKEQALKPPAMYKVVLLNDDYTPMEFVVMILQQYFSRDRETATQIMLTVHREGKGVCGIYTRDIAATKVELVSTHARQAGHPLQCVMEEA
- a CDS encoding cold-shock protein; the protein is MASGIVKWFNDAKGFGFIKPDEGEEELFAHFSAIQMSGFKTLKEGQRVSFEVVQGPKGKQATNIQDAA
- a CDS encoding VOC family protein, yielding MDDPFRRTAFGAAIFYKDPLAALDWLERAFGFQRVMVIRDQQDQLVHSEMRFGNSYLMVGSEWADFTASPASIGGKNTQTVHVHLQDGLDQHCERARAAGAVIMREPQDEFYGDRTYTARDPEGHVWTFGQTVRQVTKEEAEQASGLKIDGWA
- the icd gene encoding NADP-dependent isocitrate dehydrogenase, with the protein product MYQHIKVPAGEKITVNQDFSLNVPDNPIIPYIEGDGTGVDITPVMIKVVDAAVAKAYGDKRKIAWMEIYAGEKSTKVYGPDVWLPDETLDVLKDYVVSIKGPLTTPVGGGIRSLNVALRQQLDLYVCLRPVRYFKGVPSPVREPEKTDMVIFRENSEDIYAGIEWAAESEQAKKLIKFLQDEMGVKKIRFPATSGIGVKPVSREGTERLVRKAIQYAIDNDKPSVTLVHKGNIMKFTEGGFRDWGYELAQKEFGAELVDGGPWCKFKNPKTGKDIVVKDAIADAFLQQILLRPAEYSVIATLNLNGDYVSDALAAQVGGIGIAPGANMSDSVAMFEATHGTAPKYAGKDYVNPGSEILSAEMMLRHMGWTEAADLIIASMEKSILSKKVTYDFARLLEGATQVSCSGFGQVMIDNM
- a CDS encoding pseudouridine synthase — translated: MTLIALNKPYGTMSQFSEHPTRPTLAACVDVPGVYPAGRLDADSEGLLLLTDDGALQARIADPRHKLEKTYLAQVEGSPDPAALARLRTGVDLGDFVTQPARVREIEEPAWLWPRHPPVRYRAAIPTAWLELKIREGKNRQVRRMTAAVGFPTLRLVRVGIGPLDLRTLGLAPGESCQVEPGALGLPTARSPATHVSKTRQANDAKRRSRYKS
- a CDS encoding DUF192 domain-containing protein, which produces MSFLSKTPLSRCIRTAAVLAALAASQAQAQAALPVVPLTAGMYAIQAEVAATPAAREQGLMYRKSMPVNGGMLFVFEQKAGHCFWMRNTELPLSIAFLADDGTIVNIEDMAPRSENNHCPKAAIRYALEMNQGWFAQKGIRAGAKISGLPQAR
- a CDS encoding YajQ family cyclic di-GMP-binding protein; this encodes MPSFDVVCEANMVEVKNAVEQSNKEISTRFDFKGSDARVEHKENELTAFADDDFKLDQVKDVLINKMAKRNVDVRFLDYGKTDKISGDKVKQVITIKKGVTGDLAKKIVRMIKDSKIKVQASIQGDAVRVSGTKRDDLQNVIALLRKDVSEAPLDFNNFRD
- the murB gene encoding UDP-N-acetylmuramate dehydrogenase, encoding MADFHEFYPLRRHNTFGFDARARFAVHVRSEADLTEALADPRANGLPLVVLGGGSNVVLTRDLDALVLLMEVPGYQAEDADDAWLVTAGAGENWNALVNRTIADGMPGLENLALIPGTTGAAPIQNIGAYGVELRDRFEGVRAYDRHAGVFVWLDLRACGFGYRDSLFKQAGAGRYIITSVTLRLPKHWQPVLSYGELARELAGKPAPDAAPDAAMVRDAVVAIRTRKLPDPAQIGNAGSFFKNPLVSAEQRDMLLQANPDLVSYPQPDGSYKLAAGWLIDRCGFKGVSDGPVGVYGKQALVLVHHGGGTGAMLLALANRIADTVEARFGVRIEPEPVVL
- the ppnP gene encoding pyrimidine/purine nucleoside phosphorylase, with amino-acid sequence MSQFDNVSVVKKANLYFDGKCVSHTVLFPDGTRKTLGVIFPASLTFNTGAPEIMEINGGSCRVRLAGAEDWQTYGAGQQFNVPGNSSFDIEVLETLDYVCHFG
- the argF gene encoding ornithine carbamoyltransferase translates to MSPTPIKHYLQFSDFTPDEYEYLLDRARILKAKFKNYETWHPLHDRTLAMIFEKNSTRTRLSFEAGIHQLGGHAVFLNTRDSQLGRGEPIEDAAQVISRMVDIIMIRTFGQDIIDRFAAHSRVPVINGLTNEYHPCQVLADIFTYIEQRGSIRGKTVAWIGDANNMAYTWIQAAERLGFTFNFSAPPGYQLDPAMVPASAASLVKVFEDPLTACQGASLVTTDVWTSMGFEAENEARKRAFKDWMVTTAMMDRAEPDALFMHCLPAHRGEEVEAAVIDGPKSVVWDEAENRLHVQKALMEFLLCGRY